Proteins encoded in a region of the Capra hircus breed San Clemente chromosome 3, ASM170441v1, whole genome shotgun sequence genome:
- the LOC102191753 gene encoding cytochrome b561 domain-containing protein 1 isoform X2: MQSLEVGLVLAPPREPRLTRWLRRGSGILAHLVAVGFTIFLTVLSRPGTSLFSWHPVFMALAFCLCMAEAILLFSPEHSLFFFCSRKARIRLHWAGQTLAILCAALGLGFIISSRTRSELPHLASWHSWVGALTLLATIGQALCGLCLLCPRAARVSRVARLKLYHLTCGLVVYLMATVTVLLGMHSVWFQAQIKGAAWYLCLVLPLYPALVIMHQISSSYLPRKKMEM, translated from the exons ATGCAGTCTCTGGAGGTAGGTCTGGTTCTCGCTCCGCCGAGGGAGCCGAGACTGACCCGCTGGCTGCGGAGAGGCAGTGGGATCTTGGCGCATCTGGTCGCCGTGGGCTTCACCATCTTCCTGACTGTGCTGTCCCGGCCAGGAACCA GTCTTTTCTCCTGGCACCCTGTATTCATGGCCTTGGCG TTCTGCCTCTGCATGGCTGAGGCCATCCTGCTCTTCTCGCCCGAGCACTCCCTGTTCTTCTTCTGCTCCCGAAAGGCCCGGATCCGACTCCACTGGGCAGGGCAGACCCTAGCCATCCTCTGTGCAGCCCTGGGCTTGGGCTTCATCATCTCCAGCAGGACCCGCAGTGAGCTGCCCCACCTGGCGTCCTGGCACAGCTGGGTAGGGGCTCTGACGTTGCTGGCCACTATCGGCCAGGCACTGTGTGGACTTTGCCTCCTGTGTCCCCGGGCAGCCAGGGTCTCGAGGGTGGCTCGTCTCAAGCTCTATCATCTGACATGTGGACTGGTGGTCTACCTGATGGCTACAGTAACAGTGCTTCTGGGCATGCACTCTGTGTGGTTCCAGGCTCAGATCAAAGGTGCAGCCTGGTACCTGTGCCTGGTGCTGCCCCTCTATCCAGCCCTGGTAATAATGCATCAGATCTCCAGCTCCTACTTGccaaggaagaaaatggaaatgtgA
- the LOC102191753 gene encoding cytochrome b561 domain-containing protein 1 isoform X1, producing MQSLEVGLVLAPPREPRLTRWLRRGSGILAHLVAVGFTIFLTVLSRPGTSLFSWHPVFMALAFCLCMAEAILLFSPEHSLFFFCSRKARIRLHWAGQTLAILCAALGLGFIISSRTRSELPHLASWHSWVGALTLLATIGQALCGLCLLCPRAARVSRVARLKLYHLTCGLVVYLMATVTVLLGMHSVWFQAQIKGAAWYLCLVLPLYPALVIMHQISSSYLPRKKMEIAT from the exons ATGCAGTCTCTGGAGGTAGGTCTGGTTCTCGCTCCGCCGAGGGAGCCGAGACTGACCCGCTGGCTGCGGAGAGGCAGTGGGATCTTGGCGCATCTGGTCGCCGTGGGCTTCACCATCTTCCTGACTGTGCTGTCCCGGCCAGGAACCA GTCTTTTCTCCTGGCACCCTGTATTCATGGCCTTGGCG TTCTGCCTCTGCATGGCTGAGGCCATCCTGCTCTTCTCGCCCGAGCACTCCCTGTTCTTCTTCTGCTCCCGAAAGGCCCGGATCCGACTCCACTGGGCAGGGCAGACCCTAGCCATCCTCTGTGCAGCCCTGGGCTTGGGCTTCATCATCTCCAGCAGGACCCGCAGTGAGCTGCCCCACCTGGCGTCCTGGCACAGCTGGGTAGGGGCTCTGACGTTGCTGGCCACTATCGGCCAGGCACTGTGTGGACTTTGCCTCCTGTGTCCCCGGGCAGCCAGGGTCTCGAGGGTGGCTCGTCTCAAGCTCTATCATCTGACATGTGGACTGGTGGTCTACCTGATGGCTACAGTAACAGTGCTTCTGGGCATGCACTCTGTGTGGTTCCAGGCTCAGATCAAAGGTGCAGCCTGGTACCTGTGCCTGGTGCTGCCCCTCTATCCAGCCCTGGTAATAATGCATCAGATCTCCAGCTCCTACTTGccaaggaagaaaatggaaat
- the LOC102191753 gene encoding cytochrome b561 domain-containing protein 1 isoform X3 has translation MGNPGQTGLFSWHPVFMALAFCLCMAEAILLFSPEHSLFFFCSRKARIRLHWAGQTLAILCAALGLGFIISSRTRSELPHLASWHSWVGALTLLATIGQALCGLCLLCPRAARVSRVARLKLYHLTCGLVVYLMATVTVLLGMHSVWFQAQIKGAAWYLCLVLPLYPALVIMHQISSSYLPRKKMEIAT, from the exons ATGGGGAATCCAGGCCAAACTG GTCTTTTCTCCTGGCACCCTGTATTCATGGCCTTGGCG TTCTGCCTCTGCATGGCTGAGGCCATCCTGCTCTTCTCGCCCGAGCACTCCCTGTTCTTCTTCTGCTCCCGAAAGGCCCGGATCCGACTCCACTGGGCAGGGCAGACCCTAGCCATCCTCTGTGCAGCCCTGGGCTTGGGCTTCATCATCTCCAGCAGGACCCGCAGTGAGCTGCCCCACCTGGCGTCCTGGCACAGCTGGGTAGGGGCTCTGACGTTGCTGGCCACTATCGGCCAGGCACTGTGTGGACTTTGCCTCCTGTGTCCCCGGGCAGCCAGGGTCTCGAGGGTGGCTCGTCTCAAGCTCTATCATCTGACATGTGGACTGGTGGTCTACCTGATGGCTACAGTAACAGTGCTTCTGGGCATGCACTCTGTGTGGTTCCAGGCTCAGATCAAAGGTGCAGCCTGGTACCTGTGCCTGGTGCTGCCCCTCTATCCAGCCCTGGTAATAATGCATCAGATCTCCAGCTCCTACTTGccaaggaagaaaatggaaat